AAAGTACGCGACATGTACGACCTGGGCGACAGCTTCCTGATGGTCGCCAGCGACCGTCTTTCCGCTTTTGACGTGGTGCTCCCCACCCCGATTCCTGGTAAGGGCAAAATCCTCAACCAGCTTTCGCTGTTCTGGTTCCAGCACCTCGGCATGAAGAACCACCTCATCACCGCCGACGTGAACGAATACCCGGAAGTGCTCAAGAAGCACGCCGACTACCTCCGTGGCCGTTCCATGATCGTGAAGAAGGCCCACCGCCACTCCGTGGAATGCATCGTTCGCGGCTACATCGTGGGTTCCGGCTGGAAGGACTACCAGAAGACCGGCAAAATCTGCGGTCACGTTCTCCCCGAAGGCCTGCAGCTCTGCCAGAAGCTCGAAAAGCCGCTCTACACGCCGAGCACCAAGCCCGACGTTGGCCACGACGAGAACATCAGCTTCGAACAGACTTTCGATATCGTTGGCGAAAAGGTCGCAACGACTCTCCGTGACATGTCCCTCGACATCTACACGAAGGCTCGCGACTACGCTGCCTCCAAGGGCATCATCCTCGCCGACACCAAGTTTGAATTCGGTGAAATCGACGGCGAAACCATCCTCATCGACGAAGTGCTGACTCCGGATTCCA
The sequence above is a segment of the Fibrobacter sp. genome. Coding sequences within it:
- a CDS encoding phosphoribosylaminoimidazolesuccinocarboxamide synthase — protein: KVRDMYDLGDSFLMVASDRLSAFDVVLPTPIPGKGKILNQLSLFWFQHLGMKNHLITADVNEYPEVLKKHADYLRGRSMIVKKAHRHSVECIVRGYIVGSGWKDYQKTGKICGHVLPEGLQLCQKLEKPLYTPSTKPDVGHDENISFEQTFDIVGEKVATTLRDMSLDIYTKARDYAASKGIILADTKFEFGEIDGETILIDEVLTPDSSRYWPADKYQVGKNQESFDKQYVRDWLETLDWGKCYPGPEIPADVVKNTLAKYEEIFVRLTGKQPEL